The stretch of DNA CTGCAGCCGGCTCAAGGCCCAGATGGGGCGTGAGGGCATCGAGTTCACCGAGGTCGACATCGAGCGCGACCCCGACGCGGCCGAGTTCGTCATGAGCGTCAACGGCGGCGACCAGACCGTTCCCACGGTCGTCTTCCCCGACGGCACCGCCGCGACCAACCCCAGCCTCCGCGAGGTCAAGGAGCGGCTCGGCGTGGCCTGACCCGCCCCGCCCCTCCCCCTGCCCGGCGCCCCGCCACGGACAACCCGTCGGCGGGGCGCCGTCATGTCGGCGAGGATCGCCCCCGTGGTCCCACCCCCGCGCCTGCGCGTGGCCGAGCCCGACGACCTCCCCGAGGTCGCGCTCGTGCGCGCCCGCTCGTGGCAGGCGGCCTACGCCGGCCTCGTGCCGCACGACGTCCTCTCGCACCTCGACGAGCCGGAGCGGCTGGACCGCTGGGTCGCGGCGTACTCCGGCTGGGGCCACGCCCGCACGGTCGTCGCCGAGGACGACGGGCGGATCGTCGGGTTCACCTCCTCGGGCCCGGAGCGCGGGCCGGACGACCTGCCGTGCGGCGTCCACGGGCGCGGCGAGGTCTACGCGATCTACACCCTGCCGTCGGTGTGGGGCACCGGGGCGGGGCGCGAGCTGCTGCACCACACCCTCGACGAGCTGGTGACCTCCGGCTACGACCACGTGACGCTGTGGGTGCTCGAGGGCAACTCCCGGGCGCAGCGGTTCTACGAGCGTCACGGCTTCGCGCCCACCGGCGAGCGCGCGCAGCCCGCGGACTTCCTCCCCGAGCTGCGCTACGCCCGTCGGCTCTGAGCCGCCGTCGGGGAGCGCGGCGCGGTCGCCCGCTTGAACCCGGCGACCGCCGCGAGCAGGCCGACGCCCATGGCCAGGACCAGCAGCCAGGACGCGGCGGGAGGCGCGGCCGTGCCGAAGGCCTCCTGCATCCACGGCGAGAAGGTGAAGAGCGCCTGGAGCACGAGCATGGCGGCCCCGCCGACGAGCACCCACCGGTTGCTGAGCAGACCGACCCGACGCACCGAGCCGTCGAGCGAGCGGCAGTTCACCAGGTAGGCCGCCTCCATGGCCACGAACGCGTTGACCGCCACGGTCCGCGCCTGCTCGAGCGTCGCGCCCGTCCGCAGCACGATCTCGTAGCTGACGAAGGCGCCCACCAGCATGAGCAGGCCGACGACGACCATGCGCCACACGAGGTGCCGGGTGACGATCGGCTCACCCGGCGAGCGCGGTCGCCGCGTCATGATGCCGGGCTCCGCGGGCTCGAAGGCGAGCATCAGTCCCAGGGCCACCGCCGTCGTCATGTTCACCCAGAGGATCTGCACCGGGGTCATGGGCAGCGCGAGGCCCGCGACGATCGCGGCGAGGACGACGAGGCCCTCACCGATGTTGGTGGGCAGCGTCCACGTCACGAACTTGACGAGGTTGTCGTAGATGCTGCGGCCCTCCTCCACGGCGGCCTCGATCGTGGCGAAGTCGTCATCGGCCAGGACCATGGCGGCGGACTCCTTCGCGACCTCCGTCCCGTTGCGGCCCATGGCGACCCCGATGTCGGCCTGCTTGAGCGCGGGTGCGTCGTTGATCCCGTCGCCGGTCATCGCGACCACGTGCCCGCGGGACTGCAGGGCCTCGACGATCCGCAGCTTCTGCCCCGCGCTCACGCGGGCCACGACGTCGGTGCGCTCCAGGACGTCGCCGAGCCCGGCGAGCGTCAGCGGTGCGACGTCCGCGCCGGTGACCACCACCGGCGGCCGGCAGCCGGCCAGCCCGGCCCGTGCCGCGACCGCCGCGGCCGTCCGCGGGTGGTCGCCGGTGATCATCTTGACCTGGATGCCCGCGCGCCGGCAGGCGGCGATGGCAGCCGCCGACTCCGGTCGCAGCGGGTCGGCCATGGCCTGCAGACCGAGGAACCCCAGGGTGCCGGTCAGGTCCTCCGGGATGCGGTCGAGCTCGGTCCGTGTCCACGCGAACGCGAGCACCCGCAGCGCCGCGTCGCCGAGCGTGGTCGCCTGCGCCTCGACCGCCGCGGCGTCCAGGGCGCCGCCCCGATCGGCACGACCGCACAGGGCCAGCACGGGCTCGACGCCGCCCTTGACCACGAGCAGCCGTCCGCCCGAACCGGGGTCCTCGTGCAAGGTGGCCATCCAGCCCGTGTCGGACGAGAAGGGGACCTCGTCCACCAGCGGCCGCGCGGCGAGCTCGACGCGCTGGTCGACCCCTCGCGCGAGCGCGGCATGCAGCAGCGCCGTCTCCGTGGGGTCGCCCACGGCCTCGACCACGCCGGCCCGCGGCTCGCGCAGCCGCGCCGAGCTGCACAGGACACCGGCCACGAGGCACGGCCGCACCTCGGCCTCCGGAGCGTCGGCGAGCTCGTGCTCCTCCCCCACGACCACCACGCGCAGCACCGTCATGCGGTTCTGGGTGATCGTCCCGGTCTTGTCCGTGCAGACCACGGTGGTGCTTCCCAGCGTCTCCGCCGCGGGCAGCCGGCGCACGATGGCGTTGCGGCGGGCCATCCGCGACACCCCGATCGCCAGCGTGATCGTCACCGCGGCCGGCAGTCCCTCGGGGATGGCGGCGACGGCGAGCGCGACAGCCGCGGTCACCATCTCGGCCGCGCTCTCTCCGCGCGCGACACCGAGGGCGAAGGTCACGGCGGCCACGACCACGATCACCAGCGACAGCCAGCGACCGAACACCGCGAGCCGCTTCATGAGCGGCGTCTCCACGCCCTGCGCGGAGCCGACGAACGCCTGGATGCGCCCGATCTCGGTCTGCGCCCCGGTCGCCACGACGACGCCGAGGGCGCGCCCCGAGGTCACGAGGGTGCTCGACCAGGCCATGTTGAGACGGTCCGCGACCGCTGTCTCGGCCGGCAGCACGAGGGCGCGCTTGTCGACCGGCTCGGACTCGCCGGTGAGCGTGGACTCGTCGACGCGCAGGTCGTGGACCTCCGCGAGGCGCAGATCCGCGGGCACCTTGTCGCCCGCCTCGAGCGACACGATGTCCCCGGGGACGAGCTCGGTGGAGTCGACGCGGCGCACCACACCTGCGCGCACGACGGTGGCGCGGGTGCGGGCGAGGTCGGCCAGTGCCTCGAGGGCCGCGCTGGCCCGCTGCTCCTGCACGAAACCCACCACCGCGTTGACGGCGACGACGCCGAGGATGACCGCGGCGTCGACGTACTCCCCGACGGCGACCGTGACCACCACGGCCGACAGCAGGACGTAGACGAGGGGGCTGTGCAGCTGCAGCGCGAGCCGCACGAGGGGACCGTGCTCGCGCCGGCGCGGAAGGCTGTTCGGCCCGTACGCCTCCAGCCGCTCGCGGGCCTCGTCCTCGCCGAGGCCGGTCTCCAGGTCGGCGCCGAGCACGAGGAGCACCTCGTGGACCGGCAGCTCGTGGTGCTCGCGCGCGGCGTGGGCCGTGCCGGCGGTCATGGCCGGCTCCCCACCTCCGCCCGGACCGGCAGCCGGCCCGGGGAGTGACGTCCGTCAGCACCGGCGTGGGTCACCCGCACCCGCAGGGGGCGGCCGTCCATCGTGGTCCTCCCTCGCCGCCATGACCCGGTGCCGTCGTGCGGCCTCGGCGCGGCGTCCGGGCTCAGCGCAGGTCGACGGACGACGCGGCGCCCGGCACGTGCACCTTGCGGTGCTCGACGTCGGAGATCGTCACGTCGATGGTGCGCGCCAGCGTGGTCGCCAGCAGGGTGAGCGCCCGCGAGACGGCGAGCTCGTCGCCGATCTCGGGCACGTCGGTGTCGTGGGGGTTGCGCTGGCTGTGCCCCTCGGCGACGACCACGGTGCCGTCGTCGTCCTCGTGCAGCAGGGCGAGCGCCGTGGTCTCCGTGCCGTCCTCGACCAGCTCGACGTCCACGCGCCAGGACTTCATCCGGCGTCGCGTGCCGTCCGTCGGGGCAGCCGGCCAGACGTCGCGGACCGGCTCGCCCTGGCCGCGCGGGAACCACACCGTGCTCTGGTTGGAGTCGTCCCACCGCACGACGTAGGGCGGGCTCCCGTCGGGATGGCGCAGCGCGAGGATGCGCCCCGAGCGCAGGTGGCCGTCGCGGGCCGTGGCAGCGAACACGCGGTCACCGACCGAGCCCCTCATGCTCATCACTCCCCTCCGGCGACGGCCCGGCCGGGGTGGTGGCGCAGCGACCGGACGTGGTGCGTCGCCTCACGTCCACTGTCCCACCCGCCCCACGCCGAAGCGAGAGGGCGGGCCCACTCGCACACGCAGTGCACAGGTTCCGGACGTGGCTGGGGGCCCGGGCTGCTCCCCGGGCCCCCAGTCGTGATCCCGGGCTCGTC from Frankiales bacterium encodes:
- a CDS encoding HAD-IC family P-type ATPase, with the translated sequence MTAGTAHAAREHHELPVHEVLLVLGADLETGLGEDEARERLEAYGPNSLPRRREHGPLVRLALQLHSPLVYVLLSAVVVTVAVGEYVDAAVILGVVAVNAVVGFVQEQRASAALEALADLARTRATVVRAGVVRRVDSTELVPGDIVSLEAGDKVPADLRLAEVHDLRVDESTLTGESEPVDKRALVLPAETAVADRLNMAWSSTLVTSGRALGVVVATGAQTEIGRIQAFVGSAQGVETPLMKRLAVFGRWLSLVIVVVAAVTFALGVARGESAAEMVTAAVALAVAAIPEGLPAAVTITLAIGVSRMARRNAIVRRLPAAETLGSTTVVCTDKTGTITQNRMTVLRVVVVGEEHELADAPEAEVRPCLVAGVLCSSARLREPRAGVVEAVGDPTETALLHAALARGVDQRVELAARPLVDEVPFSSDTGWMATLHEDPGSGGRLLVVKGGVEPVLALCGRADRGGALDAAAVEAQATTLGDAALRVLAFAWTRTELDRIPEDLTGTLGFLGLQAMADPLRPESAAAIAACRRAGIQVKMITGDHPRTAAAVAARAGLAGCRPPVVVTGADVAPLTLAGLGDVLERTDVVARVSAGQKLRIVEALQSRGHVVAMTGDGINDAPALKQADIGVAMGRNGTEVAKESAAMVLADDDFATIEAAVEEGRSIYDNLVKFVTWTLPTNIGEGLVVLAAIVAGLALPMTPVQILWVNMTTAVALGLMLAFEPAEPGIMTRRPRSPGEPIVTRHLVWRMVVVGLLMLVGAFVSYEIVLRTGATLEQARTVAVNAFVAMEAAYLVNCRSLDGSVRRVGLLSNRWVLVGGAAMLVLQALFTFSPWMQEAFGTAAPPAASWLLVLAMGVGLLAAVAGFKRATAPRSPTAAQSRRA
- a CDS encoding DUF1876 domain-containing protein, whose protein sequence is MSMRGSVGDRVFAATARDGHLRSGRILALRHPDGSPPYVVRWDDSNQSTVWFPRGQGEPVRDVWPAAPTDGTRRRMKSWRVDVELVEDGTETTALALLHEDDDGTVVVAEGHSQRNPHDTDVPEIGDELAVSRALTLLATTLARTIDVTISDVEHRKVHVPGAASSVDLR
- a CDS encoding GNAT family N-acetyltransferase, which produces MSARIAPVVPPPRLRVAEPDDLPEVALVRARSWQAAYAGLVPHDVLSHLDEPERLDRWVAAYSGWGHARTVVAEDDGRIVGFTSSGPERGPDDLPCGVHGRGEVYAIYTLPSVWGTGAGRELLHHTLDELVTSGYDHVTLWVLEGNSRAQRFYERHGFAPTGERAQPADFLPELRYARRL
- a CDS encoding mycoredoxin, with amino-acid sequence MAVTMYTTTWCGYCSRLKAQMGREGIEFTEVDIERDPDAAEFVMSVNGGDQTVPTVVFPDGTAATNPSLREVKERLGVA